Genomic segment of Leifsonia sp. Root1293:
CCAGAACTATCGCCCTGGTGTCGCCGCCAGGCTCGGCGTCGACTACGAATCGCTGCGTGCGGTCAACCCGTCGATCGTCTACGTGTCAATCTCGGGCTACGGCGAGGACGGCCCCTACCGCGACAGGCCCGGCCAGGACCTGCTGCTGCAGGCCATGTCGGGCGCGATGCTCTCGGCCGGCCGCCATGGAGACGAGCCGTCGCCGGCGGGACAGTACCTGGCCGACGCGATCACCGCGTCGACGGCCTTCGAGGGAGTGCTCGCCGCGCTCCTGCACCGCGAGCGCACGGGGGAAGGCCAGTTCGTCACGGTCAACATGCTCGACGCCCTCACCACCCTGCAGATGCAGGAGCTCTCGGTCTTCACCGTCGGCAAGAAGACCCAGGAGCGCTCGGCCGAGCCGCACGCGCACGTCTACATCCGCGCGCCCTACGGCGTCTTCGCCACCAGCGACGGCTATGTCGCGCTCGCCTTCGCCGACCTGCACGAACTCGGACGCCTGATCGACGAGCCGGCGTTCGAGGGCTGGAACAGCGAGGTCGAGGGCTGGACCCGCCGCGACGAGATCCACGCGAAGACGGCCGCCAAGCTGCGTGAGAAGCCGGCCGGCTACTGGATCGAGACCCTCGGGGCCGCCGGCATCTGGATCGGGCCGGTGCTGGGCTACCAGGAGCTGGTCGACGATCCGCAGATCGCCCACAACGGCACCTTCATCGAGTACGACCACCCCACCGAAGGCCACGTGAAGACCCCCGGCTTCCCGTACAGGTTCTCCAAGACGCCGCCCCGGCTCTATCGCGGCGCCCCACTCGTCGGGGAGCACACCCGCGAGATCCTGGCTGAGGCCGGTTTCAGCGCGGAGAGCATCGAGGCGCTGCTGGGCAGCGGTGCCGCTGCGGCGACGCCTGCTGCGGATGCCGGTGCCGCCGGTCCCGCCGCGGGCTCCGCATCCGAGCCCGCGCCCGCATCCGTCGTTCCCGCGTGATGGCGCAGTACCGCGGCCTCACCTGGGACCACCCACGCGGGCGGCTCGCCCTCGAGCGGGCCGGGGCCGGTGCAAGCTCGCAGAGAGGTGGCGCGCTCATCGAGTGGGACGCGCATCCGCTCGAGGGCTTCGAATCCGCGCCCATCGACGAGCTCGCCGCCCGCTACGACGTGATCGTGCTCGATCATCCCCACCTGGGCGACGCCATCGCCACCGGCGCGATCAGGCCGGCCGACGAGGTGTTCGGCGCCGAACTGCTCGACTCCCTCGAGGCGGGCTGCGTCGGGCCGAGTTTCCTGTCCTACGTCATCGACGGCCGACCCTGGGCGCTTCCTCTCGATGCGGCGACGCAGGTGGCCGTGTTCCGGCCCGATCGCCTCGAGGCGGCCCCGGCCACGTGGAGCGAGGTCGTCGCGCTGTCGGAGCGGGTTCCCGTAGCCCTCAGCCTGGCCGGCCCGCACGCCCTGCTCAGCTTCGCCTCGGTCTGCGTCGCGCTCGGCGAGGAGCCGTCCGTTCTGCCGGGGTCCGGCTTCGTGTCGAGGGCTACCGGCCGCGAGGCCGTGGCGCTGCTCGCCGAGATCGCGGCTCGGGCGCCGGAGGCATCCGTCGCCCTCAATCCGATCGGACTGCTCGAACGGATGCGGTCGGTCGGCGACATCGCCTACATCCCGCTGGTCTACGGCTACGTGAACTACGCGTCCGGCCCGGGAGCCCTGAGCTTCGCCGAGGCGCCGAGCGCTGCGGCCGGTGGGCGCCGCGGATCGACGATCGGCGGAACCGGCATCGCCGTCACCCGACGCAGCGAGCCGGACCCCGTGCTCATCGGGCACCTGAGCGAGCTCTTCGATCCGGCAACGCAGGCGGGCTTCATCCCGCAGAACGCCGGCCAGCCGAGCCTGGCGAGTGCGTGGTCCGACGATGGCGTGAACGCGGCGTCGGGAGACTTCTACCGGCGCACGCGGCGCACGATGGCCGACGCATGGGTGCGTCCCCGCGTCGCCGGCTACATCCCCTTCCAATCGCATGCCTCGGCCGTGCTGCGCGAGGTGATCGCGAACTCGGCCGGCGATGGCCAGGTCGACGCGGCTCTCGCGCGCATCGACGCCCTCTTCGACGCCATCACCGGACCTCCGGCCGCGTCAGGTCGCATCGCCAGCAGCACGTCCACCCGCATCACCGCAGAGAGGTCGCCCGCATGATCACCCCCTCGAGCGACGAGATCCGCCTGGCCGTCGACGGCCACGTCGCCACCATCACGCTCGCCAGGCCGGCGAAGCTCAACTCCGTCACCCAGGAGATGTCCGATGCGCTGGTCGAGGTGATCGAATGGGCGAACGGCGCCGACGAGGTACGGGCCCTCGTGCTCACCGGCGAGGGTGAGCGGGCCTTCTGCGCCGGCTCCGACATCAGGACGCTGGACAAGTACGCCACCCCGTGGGACTTCCGCAACCGCACCGACTACTGCGACGCCATCCGCGCCGGCCGCAAGCCCGTGATCGCCGCTGTGAACGGATACGCCTTCGGCGGCGGGCTCGAGACCGCCCTCAGCTGCGACATCAGGCTGGCCTCGACGACGGCGAGCTTCGCGGCGCCCGAGATCAAGCTCGGGTGGATCGGCGGCGGCGGCATGGCCACCTTCCTGTCGCACTCCGTCGGCCCGTCGAACGCCGCCGTGATGCTGATGACCGGCGACCCGATCGATGCCGAGACAGCGCTACGGTGGGGCCTTGTGAGCGAGCTGGTCGAGCCGGGTCATCTGCTGCAGCGGGCGCAGGAGCTCGCGGCCGTCATCGCCATGCGCCCGCCGATCGCAGCCGAGACCGCGAAGGCCAACCTCCGCGCAGCGGTCAACATGACGCAGGAGGAGGCTCTCCGCTACGAGCGCGACCTGCAGACCATCACCTTCGCGACCGCCGACGCCGACGAAGGCCGCGCGGCCTTCGCCGAGAAGCGTGCCGGCACCTTCCACAGGCGCTGAGACCACGGGACTCGCGAGCATCGCCGATCATGAACAGCCGGACTCGACCACCAGGAGCAGCATGAGCACGACATGGCCAACGGATGCGACCGGGCTGCTGCCCGACGACGGCTACGCCGGTACCCTCGCGGGCCGCGCGTGGCTTCCGGACACCGACGGTCGCGACTCTCACTCCGGCCCCGTCGTCGTGGCGATCCGCGCGGACGGCGTCGTCGACGTGTCGTCGTCGTTCGCGACGATGCACGCCCTGACCGAGCAGGCGGATCCGGCGGCGGCGCTTGCGGCGGCATCCGGACCCGTCATCGGCACCCTCGACGAACTCGCGGCCAACACCCCGCCCGAGAATCGGGACCGGAGCCTGCCGTGGCTGCTCTCGCCCATCGACCTGCACGTCGTGAAGGCGGCAGGCGTGACGTTCCCGGTCTCGATGATCGAACGCGTGATCGAGGAGCGCGCCCGGGGCGACCAGGACGCAGCCGCCGTCATCCGATCCGAGATCCTGGAGACCATCGGAGGCTCTCTCGACGCTCTGCGCCCCGGCTCGGAGGAGGCCTCGGCCCTCAAGGCCCTGCTGCTGGAGCGCGGATGGTGGAGCCAGTACCTCGAGGTCGGCATCGGCCCGGACGCCGAGGTGTTCACCAAGGCACCGGTGCTCTCGACGGTCGGACCTCTCGTCGACGTGGGAGTGCACCCGGCATCGCAGTGGAACAACCCCGAGCCGGAGATCGTGCTCGTCGTGAGCTCGGACGCGCGCATCGTGGGGGCGAGCCTCGGCAACGACGTGAACCTGCGCGACATCGAGGGCCGCAGTGCGCTGCTGCTCGGCAAGGCCAAGGACAACAACGCCTCGGCCTCGGTCGGTCCGTTCATCCGGCTGTTCGACTCCAGCTACGACCTCGACGCGCTGCGCGCCTCCGTCGTGCGGCTGTCGATCGACGGCGAGGACGGCTATCGGCTCGACGGCCACAGCGAGCTCGCGCGCATCAGCCGTGATCCGGCCGACCTCGTCGACCAGGTGGTCGGGGCGCATCATCAGTACCCCGACGGCTTCGTGCTCTACCTCGGCACCATGTTCGCCCCCGTCGACGATCGCGATGTGGCCGGCCGCGGATTCACCCACCACGACGGCGACCTCGTACGCATCGCGGAGCCCAGGCTGGGCGCGCTCGTCAACCGCGTGCGCTCGAGCACCGAAGCGGCCCCGTGGACCTTCGGCATCGACGCCCTCTACCGATCCCTCACCGCGCGCGGCCTGCTGCGCTGACCCCGGAAGATCCCATGTCATCCCAGAACACCCTCCCCAGCATCGACCCGCGCACCGGAGAGAGCCACCCGACCGGCACATCTCCGACTTCCGCCGACGAGACGGATGCCGTCGTGCGGGCCGCGCAGGCCGCCTTCGAGGCGGCACGCTGGAACGAACGCGGCTGGCGCGCGGGCCTGCTCGACGCCCTCGCCGACGGGCTCGACGCCCGCCGTGCCGAATTGGTCGCCATCGCCGACCGCGAGACCGGGCTCGGCAGCGCACGCCTGGACGGCGAGGTGTCGCGCAGCGCCTTCCAGTTCCGCCTGTTCGCCGAGGCCGTCCGCGACGGGGGCTATCTCGAGGTGACGATCGACCATGGCGGAGCCACCGCGCTGGGACCGGCGCCGGAACTGCGTCGCATGCTGGTGCCGATCGGCCCCGTTGCCGTGTTCGGGTCGAGCAACTTCCCGTTCGCCTTCTCGGTCGCAGGCGGAGACACGGCATCGGCGCTCGCCGGAGGGAACTCCGTGATCCTGAAGGCCCACTCCTCCCATCTCGAGACCTCGGTGCTCTCGCACGCCGTGCTCGCGGAGGCCGCCCGCTCGTACGGTGCTCCCGACGGCCTGATCGGCATCGTGTTCGGCACCGAGGCGGGGCGAACGCTGGTGGCGCATCCGCTCGTCACCGCCGTCGGCTTCACGGGCTCGCTCGACGGAGGCCGGGCGTTGATGGAGATCATCGCGGCGCGTCATCAGCCCATCCCGTTCTACGGAGAACTCTCCAGCCTGAACCCGCTGATCATCACGGCCGGCGCGGCTTCGGCCCGCGCCACCGAGATCGCCGACGGACTGTTCGGCTCGTTCACCCTCGGCGGAGGCCAGTTCTGCACCAAGCCCGGCGTCGCCTTCGTGCCTCGGGGAGCGGACGGCGACGCCCTGGTGGCGCGGCTCGTCGAGAAGGCCGCGTCGGCGTCGGCCCCCGTGCTGCTCAACGAACGCATCTCGACGTCGTTCGACGAGATCCGCGGGCGCCTCATCGACTCGGGATTGGTCTCGGTGCTCGCGACCGGCGGCACTGCGGCCGACGGGTTCACAGGAGTGCCCACAGTGCTCGGACTCGACGCCGCCGAACTCACGGCCGCCGTCACCGAGGAGGCGTTCGGGCCGCTCGTCGTGGTGGCGCGCTACGACGATGCTGCACAGGTGACGACAGCTCTCGACGCCGTGCCGGACTCGCTGACCGCGACGATCCACAGCGAGGACGACGAGCGGGAGAGCGTGAGCGCCCTGGTGCAGGATCTCGCGCCGCGCGTCGGTCGCATCGTCTTCGACGGCTACCCGACGGGAGTGCGGGTGTCGTGGGCGCAGCACCACGGCGGGCCATGGCCGGCGACCAACTCGCAGCACACCTCGGTGGGTGTGAGCGCCATCCGACGGTTCCTGCGTCCGCTGGCGTTCCAGGACGCCCCGACCGCATTGCTGCCGACAGACCTGCGCGATGATGCCACCGGCATCCCGCGGCGGATCGACGGGAAGCTGCTGCTCGGCTGAGGTGTCGAGTCGGCAGAGCCGGCCCGATCAGGCGGAGAGCACCTCCAGGCCGCCGGCACGGAGAGCGGCCACTGTGCGCTCCTCCGCCGGGGCATCGGTGATCACACCGGCGACCTCGGTCAGGCCGACGACGGTGAACGGCGACGCCGTGCCGATCTTCTCCGAGCTGGCCAGCACCCAGGTCTCGGCAGCCCGCCGGGACAGCAGCCGCTTCATCGCGGCCTCGTCGGCATCGCCGGTCGTCAGTCCGGCCTCGGGGTGCACGCCGGTGACGCCGAGCAGGAACAGGTCGGCGTTGATCCCGGCTGCCGCCTCCGCGGCCGCGGCACCACTCGTGACTGCCGAGTGCTTGAACACCCTCCCGCCGATCAGGAAGATCTCGATGTTCGGCAGGTCGATGATGGCGCTCGCCACGGTGGGACTGTGGGTGACGATCGTGGCGCTCAGCTCCCGTGGCAGTGCTCGCGCGACGGCCAGGGCCGTCGTGCCGCCATCGAGGATCACCGTCGAGCCGGGGCGGATCAGGCCGGCGGCCACTCGGCCGATGCGCTCCTTGGCCTCCGAGGCGATCGTTCCCCGCGTGGCGTAGTCGGCGATGGCCGGCGAGACGGGGAGCGCTCCGCCGTAGACGCGCTGGGAGAGTCCGGCGGCCGCGAGCTCCCTGAGGTCGCGACGCATGCTGTCCTCGGAGATGCCCAGCTCGCGAGCCAGGTCCTTGGCGACGATCTTGCCGTCGCGTTCGAGCCTGGCCACCAGCAGGTCACGGCGTTCTGCAGCCAGCATGCGCGTTTCTCCTTGTTTAAGCGTGTTTATGCCGATTATAGTGGCGCCATGTCCAAACCTCTGCTCATTCTCATCGCCGGTCCGTACCGCTCGGGCACGGGTGACCGGCCCGACGCCCTCGCCGCCAATCTCGCCCGCCTGGAAGAGGCGGCATGGCCGATCTTCGAGGCCGGCCACATCCCGATGATCGGCGAGTGGGTCGCTCTACCGGTGCTGCGTGGAGCCGGAGGCGAGAGCGTTGCCGACCCGGTCGCCGGCGAGATCATGTACCCCACGGCAGAACGGCTGCTCCAGCACTGCGACGCCGTACTGCGTCTGCCCGGCGCATCTTCCGGCGCAGATCAGGATGTGGCGATCGCCCGGGAGCGCGGACTGCCGGTGTACACCTCCCTCGCCGAGATTCCGGTGGCGAGGGCCGCCTGAGCGGGGACCGTCAGCGACTGACGGGATCGGTTCCGTCGGGGCGCTCGAGCTCCTCCCGTGACGGAAAGCCCTCCCAGTCCCCGGGGTGCAGGCAGGCCGCCGCCCCCGTGCGCACGGCGAGGTCGAGCCGCTCGGCGACGCTGCTTCCGCGCAGCAGTTCGGCCAGGTAGCCGGCCACGAAGGCATCGCCGGCTCCGACGGTGTCGACGACGGGAACGGGCACGGCAGGCCGCCAGGTGAGCTCGTCGTCGCGAAGGGCGACGGCACCGCGGTCGCCGAGCTTCACCACGACCTCCGCGGGGCCGAGTGCAGCGAGGGCACGCGCCAGTGCGGCGGGGTCGTGCGAGGGCAGACCGGTGACGAGGGCGGCCTCGTCGGCTCCGGCGAAGACGATGTCGGCGCGTTCGGCCAGCGTCCTGTAGACCTCTCCCGCGCTCCGCTCGCCGGGCACGTCGGTCCACAGGGCGGAGCGATGGTTCACGTCGAAGGAGACCGGGACGCCGACATCCGCCGCCCGATCGATGGCGGCCTCGATGCTCGCCCGCGCGGACTGAGACAGCGCCGGCGTGATGCCCGTGACATGCACGAGCGCGAAGCCCGCGATGTCGACGACGTCGAGGTCGTCGGGGCGCAGTCGGCTGCCGGCACTGCCGGCACGGTAGTAGGTGACGGCGGTTCGTCCGGCCGACGGCGACTCCTTGATGAGCAGGCCCGTGGCGGCCGTCGGGTCCACCGGGGCCACGACGGTCACGCCCTCGGCCCTGAGCTCCCGCACGACACGGCGTCCGAGACCGTCGTCTCCCACGCGGCCGAGCCAGGTGACCGCCATCCCGAGCCGGGCGAGTCCGATGGCGACGTTGCCCTCGGCGCCACCGGTGCCGACGGCGAGCTCGCCGAGATGGGCGAGAGAGCCGATCTCGCGGGTGCGCAGCACGCCGAGGCCCTCGCCGACGGTGAGGACGCCGGATGCCCGCGGCGATGACCCTGCGACAGTGCCGACTCCGGTGTCGTGCTCGGCCATCACGGCACCAACTCGACCGCGGCGCGACTGAGCCGGGAGATCTCGTCGAAATCGCCGGCTGCGATGAGCTCCCGGGTGGCCATCCAGCTGCCGCTGACGGCGAAGACCGATGGCGAGGCGAGATACTCCCGGGCGTTCTCGGGCGTGACTCCACCGCTCGGCAGGAAACGCACGCCCGGGAACGGACCGGCGAGAGCGCGGATGAGGTCGAGCCCGCCGAGGGGGCCGGCCGGGAAGAGCTTCAGGCGGTCGAGGCCGAACCGGAGTGCACGCTGCACCTCGGTGGCCGTCGCGACGCCGGGCAGCACGTCGACGCCGAGCTCGATGGCCCGCTCCACGACGTCGTCGGCCAGGCCGGGGCTCACGACGAAACGGGCACCGGCGTCGACCACCCGATCGACATCGGCCGCGGTGAGCACGGTGCCGGCGCCCACGACGAAGTCGGCAACATCTGCGGCGGCCTCGATGGCACGGATGCCGGCCTCGGTGCGCAGCGTGATCTCGGCGCAGCCGATGCCTCCCCGCAGCAGCGCCGAGGCGAGGTCGGGGGCGTGGCCCGGATCGTCGATCACGATCACGGGCACGAAGCGCTGGCCCACGATGCTCATCGGCCGAGCCAGCCGCCGTCGACGGGGAGGATGATGCCCGAGACGTAGTCGGAGCCCGGCGCCGCGAGGAACACCGTGGCGCCGGCGATGTCGTCGGCGTCGCCCCAGCGACCGGCGGGGATGCGCTCGAGGATGGCGCGTGAGCGGTCGGCATCCGCCCGCAGAGCCTCCGTGTTGTCCGTGGCGATGTAGCCGGGGGCGATGCCGTTCACCGTGATGCCGCGCGCCGTCCACTCGTTGGCGAGGGCCTTCACGAGACCGGCGACACCGGACTTCGCCGCTGCATAGCCCGGAACGTTGATGCCGCCCTGGAAGCTCAGCAGGCTCGCGGTGAAGATGATCTTGCCGCGACCCCGTTCGAGCATCCCGTTGGCCACGGCCTGGGTCAGCACGAACTGGCTCGAGAGATTCACCTCGAGTACCCGATCCCAGAGGGCGAGCGGATGCTCAGCGGCGGGCGCCCGCTCGATGGTGCCTGCGTTGTTCACCAGGATGTCGATCGAACGCCCGCGCAGCTCATCTCCCAGGGCCATGACGGCATCGCGATCGGCGAAGTCCACAGCCCGGGCCTCGAAGGCGCGGCCGTATGATGCGACCACGGAGCCGATGGCGCTGCCATGCTCCTCGATGGTGGCGCTGACGGCGATGATGTCGGCTCCGGCCTCGGCCAGGGCCGACGCCATGGCGAAGCCGATGCCGCGGCTGGCGCCGGTGACGACGGCGGTGGTGCCGGTGAGGTCGAAGAGGGCGCTCACGACGCTGCCCCGTCTGCCGATTCGATCGGCTGCCCGGCCTGCACGTCGACGAGCACCTTCATGGCGCGTCCTCCCTGCAGGTCATCGAACGCCGCCCGCGTCTCGGAGAGCGGCACGATCTTGGAGATGAGCACGGCACTCGGGATGGTGCCGTCGGCGATGAGCTCGACAGCGCGCTCGAAGTCCGTGCGCTGGTACACGCGGGCGCCGAGCAGCCGCAACTCGCGCCAGAACACGCGCTGGAGATCGATCTCCCGGGGAGTCGGGTGGATGGCGACGACGACGATCGTGCCGCGCACCTTGGCCAGGGCCGTGGCTCCCAGCACTGCGGCGGCAGCGCCCGAGACCTCGAACACCACGTCGGCGCCGGCGCCGGCAGTCCAGTCCTCGACCCAGGCGACCTGGTCGGTCTCGCGCGGGTCGATGGTCGCGAAACCCAGTGCCTCGATCTGGGCCCGTCGGTTGGGGTCCAGCTCGATCACGGCCACCTCCGCCCCGAACGCCCTGGCCACCGTGGCGATGAGCACGCCGATGGGGCCGCCGCCGATCACCACCGCCTTCTCGCCGGGAGCGATCTCCGAGCGGCGCACGTCGTGCACGGCGACGGCGACGGGTTCGACGAGGGCCGCGGCGTCGAGTGGGATGTCGGCCGGCAGTGCCACGAGCGTGGCGGCCGGCACGTTCCAGAGCGCCTGCAGGGCGCCGGGCGAGTCGATGCCGATGAAGTCGAGGTTCTGGCAGATGTGCTGGTTGCCGGCCAGGCAGGCCGGGCAGGTGCCGTCCCAGTCGAGCGGCATGACCGTCACCGCGTCGCCGATGCTCCACCCACCGACGTCGGCTCCGACCGCGGCGATGGTCCCGCTCATCTCGTGACCGAACACCAGCGGGGTCGCCACCCGGGCATCCATGGCGCCGTGCAAGATGTGCAGGTCGGTGCCGCAGAGCCCGACGAAGGAGACCCTGATCTGCACCTGGCCCGGTCCGGGCGCGTGCGGAACGGCGTCGGCGATCGTGATCGTGGAATCGCCTGTGTACGCGGCGGTCAACATTGAGTCTCCTGGCAGTGATGAATCGAGCGGATGCTGCGCGCCTGCTGGCCCGGCGGCATCGTCGATGTCGGGTGATTCACCCAATCAATTGGGCAACTCTGACCCGATTATCGCAGAGAAATGGTCTTTCGGTGTCGATTGATCTAATCTTTAGACGCACCCTTGCCCGTTGCTGTGGAGGTTCCTCGATGTTGAGTCGCACGTTGGGGTCGGCCGTGCGCCTGACCGAACTCGGGATGGGTGCCGCCCAGCTCGGCAACCTCTACCGCGAGACGACGGATGCCGAAGCCGGCGGTGCGGTCGATGCCGCCTGGGACGCGGGGATCCGGTACTTCGACACGGCACCGCACTACGGTCTTGGCCTCTCGGAACGCCGCCTCGGAGCCGCTCTCGCCGATCGCCCGCGCGACGAGTACGTGCTGTCGACCAAGGTGGGCCGCCTGCTCGTGCCGAGCGGGTACCCGGAGGGCACCATGGACGACGGCGGCTTCGCCGTTCCGGCGACGGTACGCCGCGAGTGGGACCTGAGCCGCGACGGCATCCGGCGGTCGGTGCACGAGAGCCTCGAGCGCCTGGGGCTCGACCGCATCGACATCGCCTATCTGCACGACCCCGACGACTTCGGGTCCGAAGCCCATTCCACGGCGATCCCCGCACTGATCGAATTGCGTGACGAAGGCGTGGTGCGCGCCGTCGGGGCCGGCACGAACCAGTCCGCCATGCCGGCCGAGTTCGTGCGCCGCCACGACGTCGATGTGATCATGCTCGCCGGCCGCTACACCCTGCTCGAGCAGGGAGCTCTCGACGACCTGCTGCCGCTCGCCGAGGAGCGCGGCGTCGGGATCGTGGCTGCAGCGGTCTACAACTCCGGGCTGCTGTCGCGCCCGCGTCCGCCCGCCGGCGCCCTCTACGACTACGCGCCCGCTCCGGCCGAGTTGATCGCGAAGGCCAACGCCATCGCCGACGTCTGCGAGGAGTTCGGCATCACCCTGCCCGAGGCGGCCGTCGCCTATCCGCTGCGGCACCCGGCCGTCGTCTCCGTCGTCGTCGGGATGCGCACGGCCGAGCAGGTGCGCGGCACGGCCGAGCGCTACGAACGGGACATCCCGGAGGAGTTCTGGACTGCTCTCGACGAGCGCGGCCTGGTGCGCCGTGCCTGAGCGCTCAGCCCGCCGTGGCGGCGTCGGGGTCGGCGAGAGCGGCATCGGCTTCGCCGAAGTGCATCGCGGTCGACTCCTCGACGCCCAGCACGTGCACAGACATGCGGATGCGGGCACGATCCGGGTCGCGGGCCATGAGCGCCTCGAGGATGGCGCGGTGCTCGCGCTGCGTCTCGCGCACGGCCCCCTGCTCGTGGATGGCACGCCAGAGGCGCGCTCTGGCGGTGCGTCCGACGAGTGCCTCGATGATGGCCGCGAAGGCCGGATTGCCGCTGGCCTGCGCGATGAGCCTGTGGAAGTCCGTGTCGACGTCGATGGTCGCCTCGAGGTCGATGCCCGGCTCGTCGGCGAGCAGCGCGTCGCCGCGGTCGAGGATGCGCCCGGCGGCCTCGAGGTCGGCATCCGTCATGCGCAGCGCGGCGTGGGCCGCGGCCTCGGGCTCGAGCACCCGACGAACGCCCAGCAGATGCACGCTGTTCTCGGGCGACTGCAGGTCGGCGAGGAAGCCCAGCGGCTCGAACAGCTGGCTCGGCCCGAGGTCGGTCACATAGGTGCCGTCGCCCTGCCTGGTCTCCAGGACGCCCAGCACGACGAGGGCGCGCACGCCCTCGCGGAGGGATCCGCGCGAGACGCCGAGCAGGGCGCAGAGGTCCTTCTCGACCGGGAGCCTGGCGCCAGCGACGAGGCGCCCGCTCGTGAGCATCTCCCGGATGCCGTCGATCACCACGTTCGACTGCGATCGGGGCGTCTCGCCGCCCGTGGTGCGTGTGGTCATGGGCACATCCTAGGCTGGCGCCGCGCTGCACTAGCGACAGTCATCAGATCTTTGCCGACGCGGATGCCGGTGCCGGCACCGACCCAGAGAACCAAGGAGCGCCCGTGAGCCTCATCATCGATTCGCACCAGCACGTCTGGGACCTGAACCGGGCCGAGTACTCCTGGCTGGGGCCGGATGCCGGCATCCTGCACAGGTCGATCCCGATGGACGAGGTGCTCCCGTCCTTCGCCGCCGCCGGCATCACGGGCAGCGTGCTCGTGCAGTCCGCGGACAACGACGAGGACACCGACTACATGCTCGAGGTGGCGCGGCGCACACCGCAGGTACTCGCGGTCGTCGGCTACGTGCCCCTGCACGAACCGGACCGCGCGGCCGAGCGTCTCGCCGAGCTGCAGCGCGAGCCGCTGTTCCGCGGGGTGCGCAACCTCATCCACGATCGCAGCGACCCGCACTGGCTGCTGCGTGACGACGTCGACGCGACCCTCGGGATGCTCGAGGAGGCCGACGTGCCGTTCGACGTGGTGGGGGTGCTGCCGGAGCACCTGAAGGCCGTCATCGCGATCTCGGAGCGGCATCCGCGGCTCCGCATGGTGCTCGACCACCTCAACAAGCCGCCCATCGGCGCCGCCGATCACGAGCCGTGGTGGTCGCTCATCGCCCGGGCGGCAGAGAACCCGCTCGTGTTCGGCAAGGTCTCCGGCCTCTACTCCTCCGTCGGAGACCCGGCCGACTGGACCGTCGAGGGCGTACGCCCGGTCTTCGAGCACGCCATCGAGGTGTTCGGACCCGACCGCCTGCTCTACGGCGGCGACTGGCCGGTCTCGCTCATCGCCGGCGG
This window contains:
- a CDS encoding CaiB/BaiF CoA transferase family protein; its protein translation is MTETTGVLAGYRVIDCSIAMAGPFAAQRLGDLGADVIKVEPTSGEWQRHAAAGGAAGNEINVSFLSLNRNKRSVALDLKSPDGSEALRELVRGADVFLQNYRPGVAARLGVDYESLRAVNPSIVYVSISGYGEDGPYRDRPGQDLLLQAMSGAMLSAGRHGDEPSPAGQYLADAITASTAFEGVLAALLHRERTGEGQFVTVNMLDALTTLQMQELSVFTVGKKTQERSAEPHAHVYIRAPYGVFATSDGYVALAFADLHELGRLIDEPAFEGWNSEVEGWTRRDEIHAKTAAKLREKPAGYWIETLGAAGIWIGPVLGYQELVDDPQIAHNGTFIEYDHPTEGHVKTPGFPYRFSKTPPRLYRGAPLVGEHTREILAEAGFSAESIEALLGSGAAAATPAADAGAAGPAAGSASEPAPASVVPA
- a CDS encoding extracellular solute-binding protein, with product MAQYRGLTWDHPRGRLALERAGAGASSQRGGALIEWDAHPLEGFESAPIDELAARYDVIVLDHPHLGDAIATGAIRPADEVFGAELLDSLEAGCVGPSFLSYVIDGRPWALPLDAATQVAVFRPDRLEAAPATWSEVVALSERVPVALSLAGPHALLSFASVCVALGEEPSVLPGSGFVSRATGREAVALLAEIAARAPEASVALNPIGLLERMRSVGDIAYIPLVYGYVNYASGPGALSFAEAPSAAAGGRRGSTIGGTGIAVTRRSEPDPVLIGHLSELFDPATQAGFIPQNAGQPSLASAWSDDGVNAASGDFYRRTRRTMADAWVRPRVAGYIPFQSHASAVLREVIANSAGDGQVDAALARIDALFDAITGPPAASGRIASSTSTRITAERSPA
- a CDS encoding enoyl-CoA hydratase/isomerase family protein; translated protein: MITPSSDEIRLAVDGHVATITLARPAKLNSVTQEMSDALVEVIEWANGADEVRALVLTGEGERAFCAGSDIRTLDKYATPWDFRNRTDYCDAIRAGRKPVIAAVNGYAFGGGLETALSCDIRLASTTASFAAPEIKLGWIGGGGMATFLSHSVGPSNAAVMLMTGDPIDAETALRWGLVSELVEPGHLLQRAQELAAVIAMRPPIAAETAKANLRAAVNMTQEEALRYERDLQTITFATADADEGRAAFAEKRAGTFHRR
- a CDS encoding fumarylacetoacetate hydrolase family protein, which gives rise to MSTTWPTDATGLLPDDGYAGTLAGRAWLPDTDGRDSHSGPVVVAIRADGVVDVSSSFATMHALTEQADPAAALAAASGPVIGTLDELAANTPPENRDRSLPWLLSPIDLHVVKAAGVTFPVSMIERVIEERARGDQDAAAVIRSEILETIGGSLDALRPGSEEASALKALLLERGWWSQYLEVGIGPDAEVFTKAPVLSTVGPLVDVGVHPASQWNNPEPEIVLVVSSDARIVGASLGNDVNLRDIEGRSALLLGKAKDNNASASVGPFIRLFDSSYDLDALRASVVRLSIDGEDGYRLDGHSELARISRDPADLVDQVVGAHHQYPDGFVLYLGTMFAPVDDRDVAGRGFTHHDGDLVRIAEPRLGALVNRVRSSTEAAPWTFGIDALYRSLTARGLLR
- a CDS encoding aldehyde dehydrogenase (NADP(+)), which produces MSSQNTLPSIDPRTGESHPTGTSPTSADETDAVVRAAQAAFEAARWNERGWRAGLLDALADGLDARRAELVAIADRETGLGSARLDGEVSRSAFQFRLFAEAVRDGGYLEVTIDHGGATALGPAPELRRMLVPIGPVAVFGSSNFPFAFSVAGGDTASALAGGNSVILKAHSSHLETSVLSHAVLAEAARSYGAPDGLIGIVFGTEAGRTLVAHPLVTAVGFTGSLDGGRALMEIIAARHQPIPFYGELSSLNPLIITAGAASARATEIADGLFGSFTLGGGQFCTKPGVAFVPRGADGDALVARLVEKAASASAPVLLNERISTSFDEIRGRLIDSGLVSVLATGGTAADGFTGVPTVLGLDAAELTAAVTEEAFGPLVVVARYDDAAQVTTALDAVPDSLTATIHSEDDERESVSALVQDLAPRVGRIVFDGYPTGVRVSWAQHHGGPWPATNSQHTSVGVSAIRRFLRPLAFQDAPTALLPTDLRDDATGIPRRIDGKLLLG
- a CDS encoding DeoR/GlpR family DNA-binding transcription regulator, with amino-acid sequence MLAAERRDLLVARLERDGKIVAKDLARELGISEDSMRRDLRELAAAGLSQRVYGGALPVSPAIADYATRGTIASEAKERIGRVAAGLIRPGSTVILDGGTTALAVARALPRELSATIVTHSPTVASAIIDLPNIEIFLIGGRVFKHSAVTSGAAAAEAAAGINADLFLLGVTGVHPEAGLTTGDADEAAMKRLLSRRAAETWVLASSEKIGTASPFTVVGLTEVAGVITDAPAEERTVAALRAGGLEVLSA